The genomic region CTGGTCATGTGAAGAACTGATACTAAAGAAAATAAGCCAGATTGATATCTCTTCTGAAGATGAATTAAAAACGGAGCTTTGTAAAGCTAAAACCGGGATAAAAAATCATTTTCACTTTAAGCATCAACTACAAAATCTTGAAATACATGATGTTGAACTCTGTGCCATTCCAATAAAAGACAAGAATAAAACACTGCTGTGTCTCATTATCCATGATATAACTAAAACAAAGCAAATAGAAAAAGAAAATATTCTTGAAAAAGCAAGATTAAGAAGTATCCTTGAAATTTTAGAATCAAAGCATGATTCTATTCAGGAATTCCTTGACTTTGCATTAAATGAAGCTATTAAACTCACCAACAGTAAAATTGGTTATATCTACTATTATAATGAGAAAAAAGAACAGTTCACCTTGAACACATGGTCAAAAGGGGTGATGAGGGAATGTGACATCACAGAACCCCGGACCATATATAATCTCAAGGAGACGGGTATATGGGGAGAGGCAGTCAGGCAGCGTAAATCTATAATTGTAAATGATTTCCACGCTCCTGATCCGTTAAAAAAAGGCTATCCTGAAGGCCATGTAATACTTCATAAGTTCATGACAATTCCTATTTTTAAGAACAATAAGGTTGTTGCTGTAGTCGGAGTTGCCAACAAAGAATCAAATTATAATGAGAACGACACTCTACAGCTTACTCTACTAATGGATTCCTTATGGAATATCATAGGAAAGATCGGAGCTGAGAATGCGCTAAAAGAAAGTGAAAAAAAATATAGGGAACTCTTTGAAAACGATATAAGTGGCGTGGCAATCCACAAAATAGTTTTTGATGATAGTGGAAAGCCAATTGATTACATCTTCCTTGATGCAAATGAAGCATTTGAAAAACATACCGGACTGGAAATAACTGATATCATAGGAAAGCGTGTTACTGAAGTTCTCCCGGGTACTGAAGAAACATCTTTGATAGAAACATATGGAAAAGTTGTACTAACTGGAAAACCTGCTGTTTTTGAAACGTATTCACCACAATTGAATAAGCATTATAGTGTTAGTGCACATAAAGTTGACAATGATTCTTTTGCTGCTGTATTTCAGGATATTACTGAACGCAAACAAGCAGAAACTGCCATTTTTGAGAGTGAAGAACAATATAGGACTCTTTTCACAGAAGCACCTCTTTCGATAATTATACATGACAAAGAAAGCGGAGAGATTATCGATGCTAATCCTAATGCCTGGAAAATATATGGTTTTTCTTCGCTTGAGCAATTACAAACAAATGAATTCTGGATGGAGCCACCATATTCTTTTGAAGATGCATTGGGATGGATACATAAAGCTGCAGCCGAAGGTGCTCAGGAATTTGAATGGTTCAACAAAAAGGTAACTGGAGAATTATTCTGGGAGCATGTCCGTTTAAGCCCTGTAAACATCAACGGTGTAGAAAGGGTAATGGCAACTACGGTTGACATAACTGAACGTAAAAATGCGGAGATTGCACTAAAAAACAGTGAGGGACAACTGCGTACATTGGTAGATACCATTCCTGATCTTGTCTGGCTGAAGAATTCCGATGGAGTATACCTGTCATGTAATACCAAATTTGAACGTTTCTTTGGTGCAAAAGAGGAAGATATCGTCGGGAAAACCGATTATGATTTTGTCAATAAAGAACTTGCAGATCTCTTCAGGCAAAAAGACATTGAAGCATTGGAAGCCGGCGGACCATCTGTAAATGAGGAACTCATTACCTTTGCGGATGACGGGCATCAGGAATATCTGGAAACCATTAAAAGTCCCATGCATGATTCCAGTGGTAAAACCATAGGAGTTTTAGGCGTTGGAAGGAACATTTCTGAAAGAAAACAGGCGGAAAAAGACATCTTAGAGGAACGCAAGCGTCTGGCGAATATCATCGAAGGTACAAATGTCGGTACATGGGAATGGAATATACAGACTGGTGAAACCATTTTCAATGATCGCTGGGCAGAGATGCTTGGCTATACTCTGGATGAGTTGACTCCATTTGATATCCATACGTGGAATAAGCTGGTTCATCCTGTAGATATGAAAAGATCAGAAGCAGTTCTTAAAAAGCATTTTGCCGGTCTATTGGATAACTACGAGTATGAAGCTCGTATGAAGCACAAAAATGGGGACTGGGTATGGGTGCTTGATCGTGGTAAAGTTATAGAGTGGGATGAAGATGGAAAGCCACTTCTTATGTACGGAACTCATGCCGACATTACAGAGAAAAAGAGATCTGAAAAGAAAATTGAAGAGGAACGTACCAGAAAGAAAATACTCGTTGAACAATCAAATGATGGTATTGTCGTTGTAAATGGCAAAGGCGAAGTAGTTGAGGGTAACCAGAAATTTGCGGATATGCTGGGCTATACCATGGATGAAGTTCTAAGTTTACACGTTTGGGACTGGGAAAATGTTTCAACACGCGAAGAAATACTTGAGATAATAAATGATATTGATGAGTCCGGATTTACATTCGAGACATGTCATCGTCGTAAAGATGGGAAGCTACTTGATGTTGAGGTTAGTTCGAACGGGGCTATTTTAAGTGGTCAGAAACTGGCCTTTTGTGTTTGCAGGGATATTACTGATAGGAAAAGAGCCGAAGAAATGCTAAGGCAGGCAGAGAAGAAATACAAGCATGCCTACAAGCTTTTGAGGGAGGTTATTGAAAGTCCAAAGGATGTTGTCATATTCGCTCTGGACAAAAATTATTGTTACATTACTTTTAACGAGAACCATCGGATAACAATGGAAAATATATGGGGTACTAAAATTGAAATTGGCTCCAGTATGCTAGAGTATATTCAAAATCCCGATGACAGGCAAAAAGCAAAATCTAATTTTGACAGGGTACTTGCAGGAGAGGCTTTCACCATTGTCGAAGAGTATGGCGATTCCTTATTCGAAAGAAAATGGTACGAGAATGTGTACAGTCCTCTGGAAGATGACGAAGGAAATATTATCGGGCTTACATTGTTCTTAACAGACATAACTGAAAGTAAACAGGCTGAAATGGCTCTTATCCAGGCAAAAGCACTGGCTGAAGAATCGAGTCAGATTAAATCAGAATTCATCGCGAATATGAGCCATGAACTTCGCACACCTCTTAATTCAGTTATTGGTTTTTCACAGATATTAAATGATAAAATATTTGGTGACCTGAACGATAAGCAAAATCAGTATGTTTGTAATATACTTAAAAGTGGAAATCATCTGCTGGAATTAATCAATGATATTCTTGATCTTTCTAAAATAGAATCTGGCAGCATGGATTATAATCCTGAAATGATTGACATTTATGAGGAGATGCATGAGGTCATATCATTGATGGATCCTTTGTTCAAAGAGAAAAAACATGATTTTGAAGTCAATATCGAATTTGAAAAGCTGGAAATCAATGCTGACCGGTTAAAGTTCAAACAGGTAATTTATAACCTTCTTAGCAATGCTATTAAATTCACACCTGTAAAAGGTAAAATGCAACTAAATTCTAAAATTGTGGATGGCAATGTTGAGATATCTATATGCGATAATGGTATAGGTATTCCTCTTGATCAGCAAAAAATAATATTTAATCCGTTTAAACAGGTTAGTTCTTTTGTAAACCGCAGTCATGGTGGAACAGGACTTGGACTTGCCATTGCCAGACATTACATCGAGATGCATTCAGGGGAAATAATTGTAGAAAGTGAATCCGGCAAAGGAAGCACTTTCACCGTCAGAATTCCAATAAACCAGATAAATCAATAATCTTCCCTGAAGTAGATATCCCTTTCAAAGAGCAAGCGCCAGAGGTCTGCTTTTGTGTCCGCTCTGTCTGCATCAAGTTCTGCTCCTTTTCCGCTTATTTTTACGATGATATCCTCTTTTGTAAGATCAATCTCTGTGATCCGGCTTCCCATCCTGCTGTAATCCAGGCCATCAGCCATTCTTAATATGGCCGAAAGAATGAGTATATCCTCACGCATCTGGGATGGGAGTATAAAGAAATTTCTTTTAAGGGATAGTTTTTCCAGTTTTTTGAGGTCTATTCTTTTCTTATGCAGGAATGCCATCCATGGAAGAATTGCACAGAGTGGACATGGGAGTTCATCTGGACATGTTTCCGAGAGAATATCCCGTCCAACCTTATGATGCTTTTTTACATCGGTCATGACTCCTATGTCATGAACAAGCGAAGCAATTCTGAGTGTATGAAGTAACTCACTGCGCAAATGATGTATGCTTTTTAGTTCTGTAAAAAGCCTGTAGGAATTTTCTGCAACTCTTCGTGCATGTTCTCTTTCAATTCCATATTCCTCTATTATTTCCTGAAGAGGTGAATATTTAACAGTTCTGTTCTCAGCATCTATATTGTAGTTAAGTATACTGGCATTTTTTCTTACATTTTTCATAAAAAGCTTAAGACCATTATCGAACTTTGAACTGCTTCCCGGAGTAAGTCCTTCTTCGTCCCTGAGATATTCAGCTATCTGGTTCAGTTCTGATTCCGTACCATCGCCTGTAAGTTCAACTTCCAGTTCGAGATAACTTTTCTTGCTCTTCTCGCATTTGAGAATTACATCATCAAAGCTCAGCTCTGCAACATTTCTCTGGCCGGTGCCCAGAAGGAAATCAGTTCTTTTATGAGTTACAGTGAATAAAGGAAAAAGTTCCCCTGAGCCTGTCATGGAAAGCACTCTTTCCCTGAGGACACAATTATCCCAGTCTTTTACAGGTAACTTCTCGGTAAGTGTAAACTCAACTTCCTCTCTCATGTGCACAAGAGAGTTTGAAGTAGAAAGTGATTTTAGTGTGTAAGTTACCTTGCTACCTTTTTCGCGGCAGCGGAATGAAAAACCAGAAGCGTAAATAGCCATATCCATCGTATCAAGATATGTATCTGTGAATTCTTTATCAACAGGCTCGCCGGCATCAAATCCGGCAATAGATGTAATGCCTTTGAGTTTTTCAAAGCTATCACGTTCAGATATGATGAATTTAGCTTCAATTTCCATACAGAGAAATATATACCAAGACTAAAAAGGTTTCTTATATTGATGTGGAAATACAGAGATGAAAACCGCTTTGTCCGAATATTCCTGATTTTCTCTAAAAAATCGTATTTTAGATCGATATTAGTGTTGTTATCTTACTAATTAAACACAAACTGCCAAATTTTCATAGATTATATTGTAAAATTATTTATCAGATTGAGCTTATATGCAACGCTAGACGCTTGGAGTGATAAAATATGAGGAAATCCGGAATGATAATGGTACTGCTTCTAATAAGTTGCATGTTATTAGCGGAAGGATGTGTTGATCTTGAAAAGTACAGATATACGAATGTATATTCCTCATCATCTATTAATGCCAACTTTGAAGGAAATAACCTGAATCTTAGAAATGTGGGCACGCTGGCATCACAACACTATTCTGTTGAAGATGTTTTGCCTACTGAGGGAATACCTCTTGAAAATGATAATATATTGCCTTCACTATTTGATAATAACTCTACTGTTTATCTCTTAAAAGTGTTGGTGCCTCATGATAATAAAATATTTGATGATGAATACCCGGAATATCTAACCTTCTTCATTCATCAGAATAATGCTGAAATGGCGTGGTCTGCAATTCCTCAGAGTAACAGTAATTATCCACAGAATTTTGTTGCTGACATTGTAAAACTATCATTCAACATATCTGATAAGAAGAGTGATCAATATGCTGAAATATTTGGCGAAAACATCACAACAATATCCATTCCACATCAACCTGAAGTCAGAGTCATCGTTGATTACCTGAACGAACATGGAGATTCAGATATACAGTCTTTAGGAAATGGAAATTATCTAATCGAATTTTTAAATGATTCTTTACCTTATGAATATAAGGCTGCAGGAAGCATTTTTGTACATACTCGATACTTAAAAATAATTCATTCCACAGAAAATGCCAGATATGAAATTAGAATTGACGGGTCGGGAAACCTTACAGCAGCTATCCATACATCGATCAATGGCGTTTCACTTGAAGATGGGAAGGTGGTGCTGAAAAGTATGTTTGAAGATATTGGACTAAATACAGAACTTGTTGATGAAATGGAATTTGGATTGGCAGTCGCATGAAACTGCTGTTTTTAATCAGGAGTTCACTGCAGAAACAACGGGGGATGTTGTTCCTTTTTTCATGAAAACAAAGGAACCATCTCCTTTGCTTGTAAATCCCATTTTTTCCCAGAAACCAATTGCTGTAGGTCTGACCCGGTCCGCAACAATGGTACCGAACTGGGATTTGAAATAATCAATTGTCCTTTTCCCGTAATGCTTTCCTTCAAATTCCGGGAAAATATTGATGGAGTAGATTATAAGGACGTTACCGTCTGCCTTGCCCCTGGCTTTTCCGACTCTTATCCCTTTTCTGTCTATATTCATCCACCTGTATTCAGAGCCCGGTGCAGGCGGCAGTAGTGTGAATTTCAGTTCCTGGGGCATGTTCACAATCTCTCCACTTTGTGTCCATATATGCTTAGTTGTTTATTTTACGATACAACTGTGCGTTTGCTACAACCGGTTCAAACTGGTCCTGAAGCTCAGCCGGAAGCTTCTGTGTCTGTTCGGTTGCGAAATAGCCGCCGTCAAGGGAATCGTGGAACATTTGCATTACTTCTACTCTTTCAGCTTCTGTGAAGTGAAGAAGGACATTTTTGCAGAGAATAAGGTTTAGTCCCGATCTGATTGGTTTCATGTCAAGGAGATTCTGTCTTGTAAAATCAACACTTTTTCTTATCTCATCGGATATCTGGAAATGGTCTGGTTCATCTGCTGGTGAGAAATACTTTTCAAATATAGGTTGTGGTATTCTTTGAACCATTTCTCTTGGGTATATTCCATCTTTGATAATGTCACCAAAAAGATTACTGTTGTCAATGTCAGTTGCGTGTATTTTCACATTCCTGAAGATCATTCCCATATTCTCTCTTAACACAATGGCAAGTGAATACGGTTCCGGGCCCATTGCACACCCTGCATCCCATATGTGGATGTATCTGCGGCTTCTGAGTTCAGGAATTACGTAGTCTCTGATCATTTCCAGTGTTTGCATGTCTCTAAAGAAATAAGTGAATGCCATAATTTTTCTCTCCTATATTGAAAATAACCTATGGATCTAAATATATATATTATGTACAAAAATGCCATAAGTATGGTCATGGAGCTTGATGGCGTAATTAGATTGCATGTTGTACAATATAAGAAATTAAGCAATATGGAATCAAAAATTAATAAAAAGTAAAACAAGTACTATGGATTAACAAAATAAAAAGATAAAATCCTGCCTTATCAGGCAAGACTTGCAATTTCTGCTGCTTCCTTTTTGTCCATTACCTTTGCAAGGTCAAGAAGGATCAGAAGACGGCCATCTATTTTTCCAACACCTGTGATGTACTCACGGCTAATGTTTGATGTTACAAGTTCCGGTGCAGGATCTACACTTGACTTTGGAATTCTCAGGACTTCATTGACAGAATCAACTATCATTCCAACAACATTTTCTCCAATCTCAACCACAATGATACGTGAATGTGCATCAACTTCCTTTGAAGCAAGGTTGAAACGTTTGTCAAGGTTGATGACAACGATTATCCTGCCACGAAGGTTGATAACTCCTTCCACAAATTCAGGAGATTGTGGGATCTGAGTGATCTCAGGCATCCTGATAATCTCCTGTACTTTCATAATCTCTACGCCAAACTCCTCGCCACCCAGCTGGAAGACTACCATCTGTAATAACTCATCAGTCGGGCCATTTCCGGATATTGAAACATCTTTCATATTCTCATCTCATTATACAAGGATGTGCTCCTCTTTCTCAGTTTCTTCCCTTTTCCCGGGGCCAGCAGTATTCCCGCCATTCATGGAAACGGTTTCTAATATAAATTTGTCAACTACAACTTTCATATCAGCTGCAAGTCTTGAAAGATCTCCTGCTGAACTTGAAAGCTCCTGCATTGTTGCACTCTGTTGTTCTACAGCTGCTGATGCTTCTTCAGTTCCTGCTGCGGATTCTTCTGATATTGCGCTTACTTCTTCTATTGAGGAAGTAACCTCTTCAATGGAAGCAGACTGCTCCTGGGCAGCAGCAGCAATATCCTGTACCATGTTAGCTATAAGTGTACCTGCATCTACTACCTGTTCAACAACCTGCACTGCTTCGTTCAGGGCAAGTGCACCGGTATCAACTTCAGCTGAACCCTGCTGCATTGAAGTAACTGCATTGTGAGTTCCTTCCTGGATCTCGCCTATGAGTGTTGATATCTG from Methanolobus tindarius DSM 2278 harbors:
- a CDS encoding GNAT family protein, which codes for MNMPQELKFTLLPPAPGSEYRWMNIDRKGIRVGKARGKADGNVLIIYSINIFPEFEGKHYGKRTIDYFKSQFGTIVADRVRPTAIGFWEKMGFTSKGDGSFVFMKKGTTSPVVSAVNS
- a CDS encoding CheR family methyltransferase produces the protein MAFTYFFRDMQTLEMIRDYVIPELRSRRYIHIWDAGCAMGPEPYSLAIVLRENMGMIFRNVKIHATDIDNSNLFGDIIKDGIYPREMVQRIPQPIFEKYFSPADEPDHFQISDEIRKSVDFTRQNLLDMKPIRSGLNLILCKNVLLHFTEAERVEVMQMFHDSLDGGYFATEQTQKLPAELQDQFEPVVANAQLYRKINN
- a CDS encoding PAS domain S-box protein, which gives rise to MQNNNIPSTCIPGELKLDYNQLFNNDYTIMLIIDPESLQIINVNNAASDYYGWSCEELILKKISQIDISSEDELKTELCKAKTGIKNHFHFKHQLQNLEIHDVELCAIPIKDKNKTLLCLIIHDITKTKQIEKENILEKARLRSILEILESKHDSIQEFLDFALNEAIKLTNSKIGYIYYYNEKKEQFTLNTWSKGVMRECDITEPRTIYNLKETGIWGEAVRQRKSIIVNDFHAPDPLKKGYPEGHVILHKFMTIPIFKNNKVVAVVGVANKESNYNENDTLQLTLLMDSLWNIIGKIGAENALKESEKKYRELFENDISGVAIHKIVFDDSGKPIDYIFLDANEAFEKHTGLEITDIIGKRVTEVLPGTEETSLIETYGKVVLTGKPAVFETYSPQLNKHYSVSAHKVDNDSFAAVFQDITERKQAETAIFESEEQYRTLFTEAPLSIIIHDKESGEIIDANPNAWKIYGFSSLEQLQTNEFWMEPPYSFEDALGWIHKAAAEGAQEFEWFNKKVTGELFWEHVRLSPVNINGVERVMATTVDITERKNAEIALKNSEGQLRTLVDTIPDLVWLKNSDGVYLSCNTKFERFFGAKEEDIVGKTDYDFVNKELADLFRQKDIEALEAGGPSVNEELITFADDGHQEYLETIKSPMHDSSGKTIGVLGVGRNISERKQAEKDILEERKRLANIIEGTNVGTWEWNIQTGETIFNDRWAEMLGYTLDELTPFDIHTWNKLVHPVDMKRSEAVLKKHFAGLLDNYEYEARMKHKNGDWVWVLDRGKVIEWDEDGKPLLMYGTHADITEKKRSEKKIEEERTRKKILVEQSNDGIVVVNGKGEVVEGNQKFADMLGYTMDEVLSLHVWDWENVSTREEILEIINDIDESGFTFETCHRRKDGKLLDVEVSSNGAILSGQKLAFCVCRDITDRKRAEEMLRQAEKKYKHAYKLLREVIESPKDVVIFALDKNYCYITFNENHRITMENIWGTKIEIGSSMLEYIQNPDDRQKAKSNFDRVLAGEAFTIVEEYGDSLFERKWYENVYSPLEDDEGNIIGLTLFLTDITESKQAEMALIQAKALAEESSQIKSEFIANMSHELRTPLNSVIGFSQILNDKIFGDLNDKQNQYVCNILKSGNHLLELINDILDLSKIESGSMDYNPEMIDIYEEMHEVISLMDPLFKEKKHDFEVNIEFEKLEINADRLKFKQVIYNLLSNAIKFTPVKGKMQLNSKIVDGNVEISICDNGIGIPLDQQKIIFNPFKQVSSFVNRSHGGTGLGLAIARHYIEMHSGEIIVESESGKGSTFTVRIPINQINQ
- a CDS encoding chemotaxis protein CheW → MKDVSISGNGPTDELLQMVVFQLGGEEFGVEIMKVQEIIRMPEITQIPQSPEFVEGVINLRGRIIVVINLDKRFNLASKEVDAHSRIIVVEIGENVVGMIVDSVNEVLRIPKSSVDPAPELVTSNISREYITGVGKIDGRLLILLDLAKVMDKKEAAEIASLA
- a CDS encoding CYTH domain-containing protein — translated: MEIEAKFIISERDSFEKLKGITSIAGFDAGEPVDKEFTDTYLDTMDMAIYASGFSFRCREKGSKVTYTLKSLSTSNSLVHMREEVEFTLTEKLPVKDWDNCVLRERVLSMTGSGELFPLFTVTHKRTDFLLGTGQRNVAELSFDDVILKCEKSKKSYLELEVELTGDGTESELNQIAEYLRDEEGLTPGSSSKFDNGLKLFMKNVRKNASILNYNIDAENRTVKYSPLQEIIEEYGIEREHARRVAENSYRLFTELKSIHHLRSELLHTLRIASLVHDIGVMTDVKKHHKVGRDILSETCPDELPCPLCAILPWMAFLHKKRIDLKKLEKLSLKRNFFILPSQMREDILILSAILRMADGLDYSRMGSRITEIDLTKEDIIVKISGKGAELDADRADTKADLWRLLFERDIYFREDY